A genome region from Streptomyces xanthophaeus includes the following:
- a CDS encoding type II secretion system F family protein has protein sequence MNPLVLATLGATLLACVLVVAGLQAYMAGRAQRAALIERLSASGVPEPAGRRRRFPAVDRRLRRTKLGRRIELKLATTGLDLTPGEFFVYMLGSIAGVWLIASSLLAPFFGPVAGAIGIWAANAFLNWQRARRTERFINQLPDLARILANATQAGLALRTAIGIAAEELEAPAGEELARVADRLAVGHSIDDSLGELTERLPSRELVVLVSTLVLSARAGGAIVDSLRNLTVTLEQRKETRREIRTQLSQVTVTAYLVPAIGLGSLLMVDLMMPGALDRMTGAFIGQTAVLIALGLFALGFILIRRLSKIDV, from the coding sequence GTGAACCCACTCGTCCTCGCCACCCTCGGCGCCACGCTGCTCGCCTGCGTCCTGGTCGTCGCCGGCCTCCAGGCGTACATGGCCGGCCGAGCCCAGCGCGCCGCCCTCATCGAACGCCTCTCGGCGAGCGGTGTCCCGGAGCCCGCCGGCCGGCGCCGCCGCTTCCCGGCGGTCGACCGGCGGCTGCGCAGGACGAAGCTCGGCCGCCGGATCGAGCTGAAGCTGGCGACCACCGGCCTCGACCTCACCCCCGGCGAGTTCTTCGTCTACATGCTGGGTTCGATCGCGGGGGTCTGGCTCATCGCCTCCTCCCTCCTCGCACCGTTCTTCGGTCCGGTGGCGGGTGCCATCGGCATCTGGGCGGCGAACGCCTTCCTCAACTGGCAGCGGGCGCGCCGTACGGAACGGTTCATCAACCAACTCCCGGACCTGGCCCGCATCCTCGCCAATGCCACCCAGGCCGGACTGGCCCTGCGTACGGCCATCGGCATCGCCGCCGAGGAGCTGGAGGCACCGGCCGGCGAGGAACTGGCGCGCGTCGCCGACCGCCTCGCCGTCGGCCACTCGATCGACGACTCCCTCGGCGAACTCACCGAGCGCCTGCCCTCCCGGGAACTGGTCGTACTCGTCTCCACGCTCGTCCTGTCCGCCCGAGCGGGCGGCGCGATCGTGGACAGCCTGCGCAACCTCACGGTGACGCTGGAGCAGCGCAAGGAGACCCGCAGGGAGATCCGAACCCAGCTGTCCCAGGTGACGGTGACGGCGTACCTGGTCCCCGCCATCGGCCTCGGGTCCCTGCTGATGGTCGATCTGATGATGCCGGGCGCGCTGGACCGGATGACGGGCGCCTTCATCGGCCAGACGGCCGTACTCATCGCCCTCGGCCTCTTCGCCCTGGGGTTCATCCTCATCCGCCGCCTGTCGAAGATCGACGTGTGA
- a CDS encoding IclR family transcriptional regulator, with translation MSQSVERALAVLPLLARGPAGLGDVADELGVHKSTALRLLRTLHERGFVYRCPDGRYRLGAQLFALAAEAIENLDVREIAHPHLVELNRATGHTVHLALHQDDEVVYVDKVDSRYPVRMYSRIGRPVPLTVAAVAKLLLADLPEAELRALAGRIEYPRYTARSTPDAAAFLRELDLVREQGWATDLGGHEESVNCLGAPVRGPDGRVVAALSVSAPGVVVSAEGLLGLLPQVLRTAEAISQDYSGVQEST, from the coding sequence ATGAGCCAGTCCGTGGAACGGGCACTCGCGGTGCTGCCGCTGCTCGCGCGAGGTCCCGCCGGCCTCGGCGACGTGGCCGACGAGCTCGGCGTGCACAAGAGCACCGCGCTGCGCCTCCTGCGCACCCTGCACGAGCGCGGCTTCGTCTACCGCTGCCCCGACGGCCGCTACCGCCTCGGCGCACAGCTTTTCGCGCTCGCCGCCGAGGCCATCGAGAACCTCGACGTCCGGGAGATCGCACACCCCCACCTCGTCGAGCTGAACCGGGCCACCGGACACACCGTTCACCTCGCCCTCCACCAGGACGACGAGGTCGTGTACGTCGACAAGGTCGACAGCCGCTACCCGGTCCGCATGTACTCCCGCATCGGCAGGCCCGTGCCCCTGACGGTCGCCGCCGTGGCCAAGCTGCTCCTGGCCGACCTGCCCGAGGCCGAGCTCCGGGCCCTCGCCGGCCGGATCGAGTACCCGCGCTACACCGCACGTTCGACCCCGGACGCGGCGGCCTTCCTGCGCGAGTTGGACCTCGTACGGGAGCAGGGTTGGGCCACCGACCTCGGCGGGCACGAGGAGTCCGTCAACTGCCTCGGGGCGCCCGTGCGCGGGCCGGACGGACGGGTCGTCGCCGCGCTGTCGGTGTCCGCGCCGGGTGTGGTCGTCTCCGCCGAGGGGCTGCTCGGACTGCTGCCGCAGGTGCTGCGTACCGCCGAAGCCATCAGCCAGGACTACTCAGGAGTACAGGAGAGCACGTGA
- a CDS encoding TadE/TadG family type IV pilus assembly protein: MPVRRPGRGDRGQVAIEFVGTVPLILLLVAAVWECVLIGYAFSLAGNAADEAARAGAVKDDAACVAAAHEHIGEAWGLEVDCGISGDIYRAKVSLGVPILFPGLSFDRIEGTGGAAMEREVK, encoded by the coding sequence ATGCCCGTCCGCAGACCGGGGCGCGGGGACCGGGGCCAGGTGGCGATCGAGTTCGTGGGCACGGTGCCGCTGATCCTGCTGCTCGTGGCGGCGGTGTGGGAGTGCGTACTGATCGGGTACGCCTTCTCACTGGCGGGCAACGCGGCGGACGAGGCGGCGCGGGCGGGGGCGGTGAAGGACGACGCGGCCTGCGTCGCGGCCGCGCACGAGCACATCGGGGAGGCGTGGGGCCTCGAAGTGGACTGCGGGATTTCCGGGGACATCTACCGGGCGAAGGTCAGCCTCGGTGTCCCGATCCTCTTCCCCGGCCTCAGCTTCGACCGGATCGAAGGCACCGGCGGCGCGGCGATGGAGAGGGAGGTGAAGTGA
- a CDS encoding AAA family ATPase, with amino-acid sequence MTTRILPAVGDPDAARAIVTLLSQLPAAEPAAPVPDATTLLDTLARLAADSIDELPEVVLVHERIGPVPALELIREVALRFPAVGVVLVSSDAGPGLFSAAMDSGARGLIGLPLSYEELAARVQAAAQWSVGVRRHLGGGAAADVFTGPGGRVVTVTGAKGGVGTTFTAVQFALAAAASGRRTALVDLDLQAGDVGSYLDVQFRRSIADLAGIQDISPRVLQDAVYDDASGLALLLAPADGERGEEVDDRAARHIVGALRSRYELVVVDCGTQVTGANAAAVEMADVAVLVTTPDVVAVRAAKRMVRMWERLQVRKAEDTAMVVNRWSKHTEIQPALIEKITKTRATRTPVPAAFKELQAVVDAGRVQDLDNRSTVKQALWTLAGELGLLSTPDTAPSAATAPGASLAVRATGPVARLRRGREG; translated from the coding sequence ATGACCACCCGAATCCTCCCCGCGGTCGGCGACCCGGACGCCGCGCGCGCCATCGTGACACTGCTCAGCCAGCTCCCGGCCGCCGAGCCGGCCGCCCCCGTCCCCGACGCGACCACGCTCCTGGACACCCTGGCCCGGCTCGCCGCCGACTCCATCGACGAACTCCCCGAGGTCGTCCTCGTCCACGAGCGGATCGGCCCGGTGCCCGCCCTGGAGCTCATCCGGGAAGTGGCCCTGCGCTTCCCGGCCGTGGGCGTCGTCCTGGTCTCCTCGGACGCCGGCCCGGGACTCTTCTCCGCCGCCATGGACTCGGGCGCGCGCGGCCTGATCGGCCTCCCTCTCTCCTACGAGGAACTCGCCGCCCGCGTCCAGGCCGCCGCCCAGTGGTCCGTGGGCGTACGCCGCCACCTGGGCGGGGGCGCCGCCGCCGACGTGTTCACGGGCCCGGGCGGCCGGGTGGTCACCGTCACCGGGGCCAAGGGCGGCGTGGGCACCACCTTCACCGCCGTGCAGTTCGCGCTGGCCGCGGCCGCCTCGGGACGGCGTACCGCACTGGTCGACCTCGACCTCCAGGCGGGCGACGTGGGCTCGTACCTCGACGTGCAGTTCCGGCGCTCCATCGCCGACCTGGCCGGGATCCAGGACATCTCCCCGCGGGTCCTCCAGGACGCCGTCTACGACGACGCCTCGGGCCTCGCCCTGCTCCTCGCCCCGGCGGACGGGGAACGCGGCGAGGAGGTCGACGACCGGGCCGCCCGGCACATCGTCGGAGCCCTGCGCAGCCGCTACGAACTCGTCGTCGTCGACTGCGGCACCCAGGTCACCGGGGCCAACGCGGCGGCCGTGGAGATGGCGGACGTGGCGGTGCTGGTCACCACCCCGGACGTGGTCGCGGTACGGGCGGCCAAGCGCATGGTCCGGATGTGGGAACGGCTCCAGGTGCGCAAGGCGGAGGACACGGCGATGGTCGTCAACCGCTGGAGCAAGCACACCGAGATCCAGCCCGCCCTGATCGAGAAGATCACCAAGACCCGCGCCACCCGCACCCCGGTCCCGGCAGCGTTCAAGGAACTCCAGGCCGTGGTCGACGCGGGCCGCGTCCAGGACCTCGACAACCGCTCGACGGTCAAACAGGCCCTGTGGACCCTGGCCGGCGAACTCGGCCTCCTGTCGACCCCGGACACCGCCCCGTCCGCAGCCACCGCCCCGGGCGCCTCGCTCGCGGTCCGCGCGACGGGCCCGGTGGCCCGCCTGCGCCGCGGCCGGGAGGGCTGA
- a CDS encoding M14 family metallopeptidase codes for MRLHTRRRAALTAALLALALGAPAYGMSATASPPPTPSTATQDEAIVQYRIHGPSTATDRTALLRTGVSIDEVDDHTVVVSADTMQAKKLKELGYKLTALPGPPDRSVPGIAASPMDFPSADSKYHNYAEATAEINQLVAQYPAIASKQVIGKSYQGRDMFAIKISDNVATDEAEPEVLFTAHQHAREHLTVEMALYLLKEFTSKYGSDSRVTGAVNGREIWIVPDLNPDGGEYDIATGSYRSWRKNRQPNSGSSYVGTDENRNWNYKFGCCGGSSSSKSSETYRGASAESAPEVKVVADFVRSRVVGGKQQIKAAIDFHTYSELVLWPFGWTYNDTAPGLTADDLAVYKKIGTSMAASNGYTPEQSSDLYITDGTIDDWLWGNQKIFSYTFEMYPESGGGGFYPPDEVIDRETARNKDAVLQLLENADCMYRSIGKEAQYCATP; via the coding sequence ATGCGGCTCCATACCCGCCGGAGGGCCGCCCTCACGGCGGCCCTGCTGGCGCTCGCGCTGGGCGCACCCGCCTACGGCATGAGCGCGACGGCTTCCCCTCCGCCCACTCCTTCGACCGCCACCCAGGACGAGGCGATCGTCCAGTACCGGATCCACGGCCCCTCCACCGCCACCGACCGCACCGCCCTGCTCCGTACGGGCGTCTCGATCGACGAGGTGGACGACCACACCGTCGTGGTCAGCGCCGACACCATGCAGGCCAAGAAGCTCAAGGAGCTCGGCTACAAACTGACCGCCCTGCCCGGACCCCCGGACCGCTCGGTGCCCGGCATCGCGGCGAGCCCGATGGACTTCCCCTCGGCGGACTCGAAGTACCACAACTACGCCGAGGCGACGGCAGAGATCAACCAGCTCGTCGCGCAGTATCCCGCGATCGCGAGCAAGCAGGTGATCGGCAAGTCGTACCAGGGCCGGGACATGTTCGCCATCAAGATCAGCGACAACGTCGCGACGGACGAGGCCGAGCCCGAGGTGCTCTTCACCGCCCACCAGCACGCGCGTGAGCACCTGACCGTCGAGATGGCGCTGTACCTGCTCAAGGAGTTCACCTCCAAGTACGGCAGCGACTCCCGGGTCACGGGCGCGGTCAACGGCCGCGAGATCTGGATCGTCCCGGACCTCAACCCCGACGGCGGCGAGTACGACATCGCCACCGGCTCCTACCGCTCCTGGCGCAAGAACCGCCAGCCGAACTCCGGCTCCTCGTACGTCGGCACGGACGAGAACCGCAACTGGAACTACAAGTTCGGCTGCTGCGGCGGCTCCAGCAGCAGCAAGAGCTCCGAGACCTACCGGGGCGCCTCCGCCGAGTCGGCGCCCGAGGTGAAGGTCGTCGCGGACTTCGTCCGCAGCCGGGTCGTCGGCGGCAAGCAGCAGATCAAGGCCGCCATCGACTTCCACACCTACAGCGAACTCGTCCTGTGGCCCTTCGGCTGGACCTACAACGACACCGCCCCGGGTCTGACCGCCGACGACCTCGCCGTCTACAAGAAGATCGGCACCAGCATGGCGGCGAGCAACGGCTACACGCCGGAGCAGTCGAGCGACCTGTACATCACGGACGGGACGATCGACGACTGGCTGTGGGGCAACCAGAAGATCTTCTCCTACACCTTCGAGATGTACCCGGAGAGCGGCGGCGGCGGCTTCTACCCGCCGGACGAGGTCATCGACCGCGAGACCGCACGCAACAAGGACGCGGTGCTCCAGCTGCTGGAGAACGCGGACTGCATGTACCGCTCGATCGGCAAGGAAGCCCAGTACTGCGCGACGCCGTGA
- a CDS encoding chitinase: MNRIRSLALPIAVTLAAGALSALAAGTAQAADVNVARNGGFESGLANWSCTGGTGASVSSPVYAGSGALKATPAGQDNARCSQTVTVKPNSTYTLSTQVQGSYVYLGATGTGTQDVSTWTPGSGAGWQKLSTTFTTGPSTTQVTVYTHGWYGQPAYVVDEFSVFGPDGGGGTDPGPSVPGAPAGTAVSGQSASALTLSWNAVSSATGYYVYQDGVRVRTVTGGAASTQITGLAASTSYSFQVSAYNAAGEGPKSAPVTGTTTGTDPGPGPGPGVPKHALTGYWQNFNNGATVQKISDVSAQYDIIAVSFADATTTPGAITFNLDSAGLGGYTVAQFKADIAAKKAAGKSVVLSVGGEKGTITVNDSTSANNLANSAYALMQEYGFTGIDIDLENGLNPTYMTQALRSLSSKAGPSLVITMAPQTIDMQSTQGGYFKTALNIKDILTVVNMQYYNSGSMNGCDGKVYSQGSVDFLTALACIQLEGGLDPSQVGIGVPASPSGAGSGYVSPAIVNNALDCLTRGTNCGSFKPSKTYPGLRGAMTWSTNWDAKAGSAWSNSVGPKVHGLP; encoded by the coding sequence GTGAACCGCATACGCTCCCTCGCCCTCCCCATCGCCGTCACCCTGGCCGCGGGCGCCCTGTCCGCCCTCGCCGCCGGTACCGCACAGGCCGCCGACGTGAACGTCGCCCGCAACGGCGGCTTCGAGTCGGGTCTCGCCAACTGGTCCTGCACCGGCGGAACCGGCGCCTCCGTCTCCTCGCCCGTCTACGCCGGATCCGGCGCCCTGAAGGCCACCCCGGCGGGCCAGGACAACGCCCGCTGCAGCCAGACCGTCACGGTCAAGCCGAACTCGACCTACACGCTGAGCACGCAGGTCCAGGGCAGCTACGTCTACCTCGGCGCGACCGGGACCGGCACCCAGGACGTCTCCACCTGGACGCCCGGGTCGGGCGCCGGCTGGCAGAAGCTCTCCACCACCTTCACCACCGGCCCCAGCACCACCCAGGTCACCGTCTACACGCACGGCTGGTACGGCCAGCCGGCCTACGTCGTCGACGAGTTCAGCGTCTTCGGCCCGGACGGCGGAGGCGGCACCGACCCCGGCCCGTCGGTCCCGGGCGCACCGGCCGGGACGGCCGTTTCCGGCCAGAGCGCGAGCGCCCTCACCCTTTCGTGGAACGCGGTCAGCTCGGCCACCGGCTACTACGTGTATCAGGACGGCGTCCGCGTCAGAACCGTGACGGGCGGCGCCGCCTCCACCCAGATCACCGGGCTCGCGGCCTCGACGTCGTACTCCTTCCAGGTGAGCGCGTACAACGCGGCGGGCGAGGGCCCGAAGTCCGCCCCGGTGACCGGGACCACCACCGGCACCGATCCGGGTCCCGGCCCCGGCCCGGGCGTCCCCAAGCACGCCCTGACCGGCTACTGGCAGAACTTCAACAACGGCGCGACCGTCCAGAAGATCTCCGACGTCTCGGCGCAGTACGACATCATCGCCGTCTCCTTCGCGGACGCCACCACCACGCCCGGCGCCATCACCTTCAACCTCGACTCGGCCGGCCTCGGCGGCTACACGGTCGCCCAGTTCAAGGCCGACATCGCCGCGAAGAAGGCGGCCGGCAAGTCGGTCGTCCTCTCCGTCGGGGGCGAGAAGGGGACCATCACGGTCAACGACTCGACCTCGGCGAACAACCTCGCGAACTCCGCGTACGCCCTCATGCAGGAGTACGGGTTCACCGGGATCGACATCGACCTGGAGAACGGCCTGAACCCCACCTACATGACGCAGGCCCTGCGCTCGCTGTCGTCAAAGGCCGGCCCCTCGCTCGTCATCACCATGGCCCCGCAGACGATCGACATGCAGTCCACTCAGGGCGGCTACTTCAAGACGGCGCTGAACATCAAGGACATCCTCACCGTCGTCAACATGCAGTACTACAACAGCGGCTCGATGAACGGCTGCGACGGCAAGGTCTACTCCCAGGGCTCGGTGGACTTCCTCACCGCGCTCGCCTGCATCCAGCTGGAGGGCGGCCTCGACCCCTCGCAGGTGGGCATCGGCGTCCCGGCCTCGCCCAGCGGCGCGGGCAGCGGCTACGTGTCCCCGGCGATCGTCAACAACGCCCTGGACTGCCTGACCAGGGGAACGAACTGCGGCTCCTTCAAGCCGTCGAAGACCTACCCGGGTCTGCGCGGCGCGATGACCTGGTCGACCAACTGGGACGCCAAGGCGGGTAGCGCTTGGTCGAACTCGGTGGGTCCCAAGGTCCACGGACTCCCGTAG
- a CDS encoding TadE/TadG family type IV pilus assembly protein, with protein MRRRMRSDRGQVAIEYIGFVPILLFVALCGIQLGWVAYVHEQADTAARTAARVEAQHKGRGEAAGYAAIREGLPATVIVGGEGDAVTATVTIQINSIIPGLKPEPAKATAVMPNDDPKVTGP; from the coding sequence GTGAGACGGCGCATGCGCTCCGACCGGGGCCAAGTGGCCATCGAGTACATCGGCTTCGTACCGATCCTGCTGTTCGTCGCCCTCTGCGGGATCCAGCTGGGCTGGGTGGCGTACGTCCACGAGCAGGCCGACACGGCCGCCCGCACGGCGGCCCGGGTGGAGGCCCAGCACAAGGGCCGGGGGGAGGCCGCCGGATACGCCGCCATCCGTGAAGGGCTCCCGGCGACCGTAATCGTGGGCGGAGAAGGCGACGCGGTGACCGCGACCGTGACCATCCAGATCAACTCGATCATTCCCGGGCTGAAGCCCGAACCGGCGAAGGCGACGGCGGTCATGCCCAACGACGACCCGAAGGTGACCGGACCATGA
- the cpaB gene encoding Flp pilus assembly protein CpaB → MNSRQRRGVILLLLSVLCALGAFAGVLVVIGDVNSKVGAEVVAYRAKGDIAPYSPLTAGQFEEVRIPERWLSDTAVTDLGALKDKIALTTLKKGSLLQADMFVDRPQLQPGEQEIAIMIDAATGVAGKITSGAKVNILATFKGAKDTDPSRSVIIVANARVLGVGKLTALDKDSDRKGPAEAVPITFALSTKDTQRVAYAESFAEHVRLALVAPGTDSAPAPGDRTYTLDGDR, encoded by the coding sequence ATGAACTCACGCCAGCGCCGCGGCGTCATCCTGCTGCTCCTGTCGGTCCTGTGCGCACTGGGGGCCTTCGCCGGAGTCCTCGTGGTGATCGGCGACGTCAACTCCAAGGTCGGCGCCGAGGTCGTCGCCTACCGGGCCAAGGGCGACATAGCCCCGTACAGCCCGCTGACGGCCGGGCAGTTCGAGGAGGTCCGGATCCCCGAACGCTGGCTCTCCGACACCGCCGTCACCGACCTCGGCGCGCTCAAGGACAAGATCGCCCTCACCACGCTGAAGAAGGGCTCGCTGCTCCAGGCGGACATGTTCGTCGACCGGCCGCAGCTGCAGCCCGGTGAGCAGGAGATCGCCATCATGATCGACGCGGCCACGGGCGTGGCCGGGAAGATCACCTCCGGCGCCAAGGTCAACATCCTCGCCACCTTCAAGGGCGCCAAGGACACCGACCCCTCGCGTTCGGTGATCATCGTCGCCAACGCCCGGGTCCTGGGCGTCGGCAAGCTCACCGCCCTGGACAAGGACAGCGACCGCAAGGGCCCCGCCGAGGCCGTTCCGATCACCTTCGCCCTGAGCACCAAGGACACCCAGCGCGTCGCGTACGCAGAGTCCTTCGCGGAGCACGTACGCCTGGCCCTGGTGGCCCCCGGCACCGATTCGGCGCCCGCCCCGGGCGACCGCACGTACACCCTCGACGGGGACAGGTGA
- a CDS encoding RidA family protein: MTEKYATEKVAITPGTHTVPPAKFSHGVRKGNILQVAGQVGFLPHVDGQPPTPAGPTLREQTLQTLENVRSVLEAGGAGWDDVMMIRVYLTDTGHFAEMNDIYNAYFEEQGLKEAPAARTTVYVGLPAGLLVEIDALAVLG; the protein is encoded by the coding sequence GTGACCGAGAAGTACGCGACCGAGAAGGTCGCCATCACGCCCGGCACCCACACCGTCCCGCCCGCGAAGTTCTCGCACGGCGTGCGGAAGGGGAACATCCTCCAGGTCGCCGGCCAGGTCGGCTTCCTCCCGCACGTCGACGGGCAGCCGCCCACCCCCGCCGGGCCGACCCTGCGCGAGCAGACCCTCCAGACGCTGGAGAACGTCCGTTCCGTCCTGGAGGCCGGCGGTGCGGGCTGGGACGACGTGATGATGATCCGCGTCTACCTCACCGACACCGGGCACTTCGCCGAGATGAACGACATCTACAACGCCTACTTCGAGGAGCAGGGTCTGAAGGAGGCCCCCGCCGCCCGCACCACCGTGTACGTGGGCCTGCCGGCCGGGCTGCTCGTCGAGATCGACGCCCTCGCCGTCCTCGGCTGA
- a CDS encoding alanine racemase — translation MASDSDPVKDLADEPVDHRFKGLPPDAQTHGLTVGRLAAERRDLYTGGFTTPVLTLDADALEHNLAALGAYAARHDLAFAPHGKTCMSPQLFRRQLEHGAWGITAAVPHQARVYRAFGIQRIFLANELVDPAALHWVAGELAADPDFRFVCYVDSVRGVHLMDRALRDSAAVIDVVVELGAGEGARTGARSDEDCRAVADAVAATATLRLVGMGGYEAEVPGADPESVHAYLRRLTALAVEFDKAGRFPADLDEIVVSAGGSAWFDAVADVFAELPELSRPVLKLLRSGAYVSHDHGWYTRLTPFNRHPEEGGLRPAFRLWTQVVSRPSPTQAFVNAGKRDIAYDLGLPEAELVRDALTGAERPATGVRVVKLSDQHAWLETDSADDVQVGDWVALGMSHPCTIFEKWPLIPVVEADGTVTDYVRTFF, via the coding sequence ATGGCCAGCGACAGCGACCCCGTCAAGGACCTCGCCGACGAGCCGGTCGACCACCGGTTCAAGGGCCTCCCCCCGGACGCCCAGACGCACGGCCTCACCGTCGGCCGGCTCGCCGCCGAGCGCCGCGACCTGTACACCGGCGGCTTCACCACCCCCGTCCTGACCCTCGACGCGGACGCGCTGGAGCACAACCTCGCCGCGCTCGGCGCCTACGCCGCCCGTCACGACCTGGCCTTCGCCCCGCACGGCAAGACCTGCATGTCCCCCCAGCTCTTCCGCCGCCAGCTGGAGCACGGCGCGTGGGGCATCACCGCCGCCGTCCCCCACCAGGCCCGCGTCTACCGCGCCTTCGGCATCCAGCGGATCTTCCTCGCCAACGAGCTCGTCGATCCCGCCGCCCTGCACTGGGTGGCCGGTGAACTCGCCGCCGACCCCGACTTCCGCTTCGTCTGCTACGTCGACTCCGTGCGCGGGGTCCACCTCATGGACCGCGCCCTGCGCGACTCGGCCGCCGTCATCGACGTCGTCGTCGAGCTCGGCGCCGGCGAGGGCGCCCGTACCGGGGCCCGCAGCGACGAGGACTGCCGCGCCGTCGCCGACGCGGTCGCCGCCACCGCCACCCTGCGCCTGGTCGGCATGGGCGGCTACGAGGCCGAGGTCCCCGGCGCCGACCCCGAATCCGTCCACGCGTACCTGCGCCGGCTCACCGCGCTCGCCGTCGAGTTCGACAAGGCGGGCCGCTTCCCCGCGGACCTCGACGAGATCGTCGTCAGCGCCGGCGGCTCGGCCTGGTTCGACGCGGTCGCCGACGTGTTCGCCGAGCTCCCGGAGCTCTCCCGCCCGGTCCTCAAGCTGCTGCGCTCCGGCGCGTACGTCTCCCACGACCACGGCTGGTACACCCGGCTGACCCCCTTCAACCGGCACCCGGAGGAGGGCGGGCTGCGCCCGGCGTTCCGGCTGTGGACGCAGGTCGTCTCCCGTCCCTCCCCCACCCAGGCGTTCGTCAACGCGGGCAAGCGCGACATCGCCTACGACCTGGGCCTGCCCGAGGCCGAGCTCGTCCGCGACGCCCTCACCGGCGCGGAGCGCCCCGCCACCGGCGTGCGCGTGGTCAAGCTGTCCGACCAGCACGCCTGGCTGGAGACCGACTCCGCCGACGACGTACAGGTGGGCGACTGGGTGGCCCTCGGCATGTCCCACCCCTGCACGATCTTCGAGAAGTGGCCGCTGATCCCGGTCGTGGAGGCCGACGGCACCGTCACCGACTACGTCCGCACCTTCTTCTAG
- a CDS encoding CpaF family protein, giving the protein MSLRSRVNTPDDRHSPREDGRLVSSYRAKLLEEIDLAEMSALAPAERRARLERVLGHIISREGPVLSTVERAQLIRRVVDEALGLGVLEPLLEDASISEIMVNGPDHIYVERAGRVEQLPIRFASHEQLMQTIERIVSTVNRRVDEANPMVDARLPSGERVNVIIPPLSLTGATLTIRRFPRAFTLHEMIALGSLDEQMLLLLSGLVAAKMNVIVSGATGTGKTTLLNALSGLIPEGERIITIEDSAELQLQQAHVIRLESRPANVEGKGQITIRDLVRNSLRMRPDRIIVGEVRGGETLDMLQAMSTGHDGSLATVHANSSSDALMRLQTLASMSEVEIPFEALQDQINSAVNVIVQLTRFGDGSRRITEISVLESHGREPFRITTVCRFGAQPMGADGRVRGYFEYYPLPRRIAERLYMNNQPIPQAFGVAPEDPLTARITRTAL; this is encoded by the coding sequence ATGAGCCTGCGTTCTCGGGTCAACACCCCCGACGACCGCCACAGCCCGCGCGAGGACGGACGCCTCGTCTCCTCCTACCGCGCCAAGCTGCTGGAGGAGATCGACCTCGCCGAGATGTCCGCGCTCGCTCCCGCCGAGCGCCGGGCGCGCCTGGAACGCGTACTCGGCCACATCATCAGCCGCGAAGGCCCCGTCCTCTCCACGGTCGAGCGCGCCCAGCTGATCCGCCGCGTCGTCGACGAGGCCCTCGGGCTCGGCGTGCTCGAACCGCTCCTCGAAGACGCCTCGATCTCCGAGATCATGGTCAACGGCCCCGACCACATCTACGTGGAGCGCGCCGGCCGGGTCGAACAGCTCCCCATCCGCTTCGCCTCGCACGAGCAGTTGATGCAGACCATCGAGCGCATCGTCTCCACCGTCAACCGGCGGGTGGACGAGGCCAATCCGATGGTCGACGCACGCCTCCCCAGCGGCGAGCGCGTCAACGTCATCATCCCGCCGCTCTCCCTGACCGGCGCCACCCTCACCATCCGCCGCTTCCCGCGCGCCTTCACCCTGCACGAGATGATCGCGCTCGGCTCGCTCGACGAGCAGATGCTGCTCCTGCTCTCCGGCCTGGTCGCGGCGAAGATGAACGTGATCGTCTCCGGAGCCACCGGCACCGGCAAGACCACCCTCCTCAACGCCCTCTCCGGCCTCATCCCGGAGGGCGAACGCATCATCACCATCGAGGACTCGGCCGAACTCCAGCTCCAGCAGGCCCACGTCATCCGCCTCGAATCCCGCCCCGCGAACGTGGAGGGCAAGGGCCAGATCACCATCCGCGACCTGGTCCGCAACTCACTGCGCATGCGCCCCGACCGCATCATCGTCGGCGAGGTACGCGGCGGCGAGACCCTCGACATGCTCCAGGCGATGTCCACCGGCCACGACGGCTCCCTGGCCACCGTCCACGCCAACAGCTCCTCGGACGCCCTGATGCGCCTGCAGACCCTCGCCTCGATGTCGGAGGTCGAGATCCCCTTCGAGGCCCTGCAGGACCAGATCAACAGCGCCGTGAACGTCATCGTCCAGCTCACCCGCTTCGGCGACGGCTCGCGCCGCATCACCGAGATCTCCGTCCTCGAATCGCACGGCCGCGAGCCCTTCCGGATCACCACGGTCTGCCGCTTCGGGGCCCAGCCGATGGGGGCGGACGGCCGTGTCCGCGGCTACTTCGAGTACTACCCGCTGCCCCGCCGGATCGCCGAACGCCTCTACATGAACAACCAGCCCATCCCGCAGGCCTTCGGCGTCGCGCCGGAAGACCCCCTGACCGCCCGCATCACCCGGACCGCCCTGTGA